The following proteins are encoded in a genomic region of Lutra lutra chromosome 16, mLutLut1.2, whole genome shotgun sequence:
- the CRYBA1 gene encoding beta-crystallin A3, which yields METQTVQQELETLPTTKMAQTNPMPGSVGPWKITIYDQENFQGKRMEFTSSCPNVSERSFDNVRSLKVECGAWVGYEHTSFCGQQFILERGEYPRWDAWSGSNAYHIERLMSFRPICSANHKESKITIFEKENFIGRQWEICDDYPSLQAMGWFNNEVGSMKIQCGAWVCYQYPGYRGYQYILECDHHGGDYKHWREWGSHAQTSQIQSIRRIQQ from the exons AAACCCTTCCAACCACCAAGATGGCTCAAACCAACCCCATGCCGGGGTCCGTGGGGCCATGGAAG ATAACCATCTACGACCAGGAGAATTTCCAGGGCAAGAGGATGGAGTTCACCAGCTCCTGCCCAAATGTCTCTGAGCGCAGTTTTGATAATGTCCGGTCTCTCAAGGTGGAATGTGGCGC CTGGGTTGGTTATGAGCATACCAGCTTCTGTGGGCAACAGTTTATCCTGGAGAGAGGAGAATACCCTCGCTGGGACGCCTGGAGCGGGAGCAATGCCTACCACATTGAGCGCCTCATGTCCTTCCGCCCCATCTGTTCAGCT AATCATAAGGAGTCTAAGATTACCATCTTTGAGAAGGAAAACTTCATTGGACGCCAGTGGGAGATCTGTGACGACTACCCCTCCTTGCAAGCCATGGGTTGGTTCAACAACGAAGTTGGGTCCATGAAGATACAATGTGGGGC CTGGGTCTGCTATCAGTATCCTGGATACCGTGGTTATCAATATATCTTGGAATGTGACCATCATGGAGGAGACTATAAACACTGGAGAGAGTGGGGTTCTCACGCCCAGACTTCACAGATTCAATCAATTCGCCGTATCCAACAGTAG
- the NUFIP2 gene encoding FMR1-interacting protein NUFIP2 → MEEKPGQPQPQHHHSHHHPHHHPQQQQQQQQQQPHHHHHYYFYNHSHNHHHHHHHQQPHQYLQHGAEGSPKAQPKALKHEQKHALQQHQETPKKKTGYGELNGNAGEREISLKSLGSDEATSPISRVLNGNQQIVDTNLKQTVKASTFGKAGIKTRNFMQKNSMDKKNGKSYENKSGENQSVDKTDTVAIPNGVVTNNSGYITNGYMGKGADNDGSGSESGYTTPKKRKARRNSAKGCENLNLVQDKIMQQETSVPTLKQGLETFKPDYSEQKGNRVDGSKPIWKYETGPGGTNRGKPAVGDVLRKSSDIKPGVSSKKFDDRPKGKHASAVTSKEDSWTLFKPPPVFPVDNSSAKIVPKISYASKVKENLNKTVQNSSVSPSSSSSSSSSTGETQTQSSSRLSQVPMSALKSVTSANFSNGPVLAGTDASVYSPGGQPLLTTAANTLTPISSGTDSVLQDMSLTSAAVEQIKSSLFIYPSNMQTVLLSTAQVDLPSQTDQQNLGDIFQNQWGLSFINEPSAGPETVIGKSSDHKVMEVTFQGEYPATLVSQGAEIIPSGTEHPVFPKAYELEKRTSPQVLGSILKSGTTSESGALSLEPSHIGDLQKADTSSQGALVFLSKDYEIENQNPLASPTNTLLGSAKEQRYQRGLERNDSWGSFDLRAAIVYHTKEMESVWNLQKQDPKRIITYNEAMDSPDQ, encoded by the exons ATGGAGGAGAAGCCCGGCCAGCCACAGCCTCAGCACCATCACAGCCACCACCATCCGCACCATcacccccagcagcagcagcagcagcagcagcagcagccgcaccaccaccaccattattaTTTCTACAACCACAGCcacaaccaccatcaccaccatcatcaccagcaGCCTCACCAATACCTGCAGCATGGAGCCGAGGGCAGCCCCAAGGCCCAGCCGAAGGCGCTGAAACATGAGCAGAAACACGCCCTCCAGCAGCACCAGGAAACGCCGAAGAAGAAAACAG gcTATGGTGAACTGAACGGTAatgctggagaaagagaaatatctttaaagagCCTGGGTTCTGATGAAGCTACCAGCCCTATTTCCAGGGTCCTCAATGGCAACCAACAAATTGTAGACACTAATCTGAAGCAGACTGTAAAGGCCAGCACCTTTGGGAAAGCAGGAATTAAAACCAGGAATTTCATGCAGAAAAACAGTATGGACAAAAAGAATGGGAAATCTTATGAAAATAAATCTGGAGAGAACCAGTCTGTAGACAAGACTGATACAGTAGCAATTCCAAATGGTGTTGTAACAAATAATTCTGGCTATATTACTAATGGTTATATGGGCAAAGGAGCAGATAACGATGGTAGTGGATCTGAGAGCGGATATACCACtcctaaaaaaaggaaagctagGCGCAATAGTGCCAAGGGTTGTGAAAACCTTAATTTAGTTCAGGACAAAATAATGCAACAAGAGACCAGTGTCCCAACCTTAAAACAGGGACTTGAAACTTTCAAGCCTGACTACAGTGAACAAAAGGGAAATCGAGTAGATGGTTCGAAGCCCATTTGGAAGTATGAAACTGGGCCTGGAGGAACAAATCGAGGAAAACCTGCTGTGGGTGATGTGCTCCGGAAAAGTTCTGATATTAAACCTGGTGTGAGCAGCAAAAAGTTTGATGATCGGCCCAAAGGAAAGCATGCTTCTGCTGTTACCTCCAAAGAGGACTCGTGGACCCTATTTAAACCACCCCCCGTTTTTCCAGTGGACAATAGCAGCGCTAAAATAGTTCCTAAAATAAGTTATGCAAGCAAAGTTAAGGAAAACCTCAACAAAACTGTACAGAATTCTTCTGTGTCgccatcttcatcttcatcttcttcgTCATCTACTGGGGAAACTCAGACCCAATCTTCAAGTCGGTTATCCCAGGTCCCTATGTCAGCGCTGAAATCTGTTACTTCGGCCAACTTTTCTAATGGGCCTGTTTTAGCAGGAACTGATGCAAGTGTGTATTCTCCTGGGGGTCAGCCACTGCTGACTACTGCTGCTAATACTCTAACACCCATCTCTTCTGGGACTGATTCAGTTCTCCAGGACATGAGTCTGACTTCAGCAGCTGTTGAACAAATTAAATCAAGCCTTTTTATCTATCCTTCAAATATGCAAACTGTGCTGTTGAGCACAGCACAAGTGGATCTGCCCTCTCAAACAGATCAGCAAAACCTGGGGGATATCTTCCAGAATCAGTGGGGtttatcatttataaatgagCCCAGTGCTGGCCCTGAGACTGTTATTGGGAAGTCATCAGATCATAAAGTGATGGAGGTGACATTTCAAGGGGAATATCCTGCCACTTTGGTTTCACAGGGTGCTGAAATAATCCCCTCAGGAACTGAGCATCCTGTGTTTCCCAAGGCTTATGAGCTGGAAAAACGGACTAGTCCTCAAGTTCTGGGTAGCATTCTAAAATCTGGGACTACTAGTGAGAGTGGAGCCTTATCCTTGGAACCCAGTCATATAGGTGACCTGCAAAAAGCAGACACCAGTAGTCAAGGTGCTTTAGTGTTTCTCTCCAAGGACTACGAGATAGAAAATCAAAATCCTCTGGCGTCTCCTACGAACACTTTGTTAGGCTCCGCCAAAGAACAGAGATACCAGAGAGGCCTAGAAAGAAATGATAGCTGGGGTTCTTTTGACCTGAGGGCTGCTATTGTATATCACACTAAAG aaatggaatCTGTTTGGAATTTGCAGAAGCAAG ATCCCAAAAGGATAATCACTTACAATGAAGCCATGGATAGTCCAGATCAATGA
- the LOC125086986 gene encoding translation initiation factor IF-2-like, with the protein MLEADSCHRLRPTEERRGKGVEGARRGGAGGLGIPTRGRLAPRTAGAPSPPARSRPSPRRSPGCVTRWRPRGPGRVPGVRGGGGWGGGGKRPRGERPAPGPARRRPRFPLPGAAGGAGGPGEEPASKWSQEQEAAGGGRGAPWGRRAGGVTFWIEAVPEGRVGYPAGTRLPGHEFFCHRNLVSCQEKRGGSSMRLVHYHLALDEAFFPVKRKGVFLFSN; encoded by the exons ATGTTGGAAGCCGATTCCTGTCACCGACTCCGGCCCACTGAGGAGCGGAGGGGGAAGGGTGTCGAGGGGGCTCGGCGCGGCGGAGCTGGGGGTCTCGGGATCCCCACCCGCGGCCGCCTTGCCCCCCGCACTGCGGGGGCGCCGTCGCCCCCGGCCCGTagccgcccctccccccgtcGCTCGCCGGGTTGTGTAACCCGGTGGCGGCCGCGCGGCCCCGGGCGGGTCCCTGGGGTGAGGGGCGGGGgcggttggggtgggggagggaagcggCCACGAGGGGAGCGGCCTGCACCGGGCCCCGCGCGCCGGCGGCCGCGTTTCCCGCTCCCGGGTGCGGCGGGAGGCGCGGGCGGTCCGGGAGAGGAGCCGGCCTCGAAGTGGAGCCAGGAGCAGGAGGCCgcgggcggcggccgcggcgctccttggggcaggagggctggggggGTTACATTTTGGATAGAGGCGGTGCCTGAAGGCCGGGTGGGGTACCCAgcgggaaccaggctccccggtCACGAGTTTTTCTGCCACAGGAACCTCGTCTCCTGCCAG GAGAAACGAGGTGGTTCATCCATGCGGTTGGTTCACTACCATCTTGCGTTGGACGAGGCTTTTTTCCCTGTAAAAAGGAAAggtgttttcctattttcaaatTGA